A window from Thalassophryne amazonica chromosome 15, fThaAma1.1, whole genome shotgun sequence encodes these proteins:
- the unc93b1 gene encoding protein unc-93 homolog B1 produces the protein MMAAADGEEFLDADETVAPPIGRINKLLDVGQEENMQEQIEEFLGPQAEYNEEEEERKYYRRKRLGVIKNVIAASVGAMIVYSVYMGLLQMQLILHYDLTYREVKYSNLGLEDIDRKMLMGINVTPIIGLLYTPILIRFLGTKWMMFLASGIYALFVSTNYWERYYTLVPSAVAIGVAIVPLWASLGNYITRMAQQYYEYVNYKEEHVQEQKKLPKGACHSYIIVFQSLFNMIFSLSFVFAEFPMCLFLNRYLHKNEHILCNVHKCGAEISGLIPGFNTTVLTNLPQSMLLIQVESILMGFAFLAMIIFLVLCGAAYRPTEEIDLRSIGWGNIFQLPFKHLRDYRLRLLCPFFIYSGFEVLFFVSGFSLSYGVCVLGLKHLWILLVSYGISSCLFSSLSLAILRLPRWVCLVAGAVVHVVLLVFLLAWSPTPKTGSLAPFVVVSVLWGLGTALNKTGVSTLLGMLYAEEKERLDFIYTIYHWWQAIAIFIVYLCSNLPMRAKLSILLATLLISCYCYLVMERRLARKIAPRLPRIPRPRHKVKGYRYLEDDNSDESDSEQSDEEKEVEEHVEEEITVKEGEDAGQDTEARRADSPEARRRGVEGHHRRREEGEKDED, from the exons ATG ATGGCGGCAGCTGATGGGGAAGAGTTCCTGGATGCTGATGAGACTGTAGCGCCTCCTATTGGCAGAATAAACAAACTGCTCGATGTGGGGCAGGAAGAAAACATGCAGGAACAG ATCGAAGAGTTTCTGGGACCGCAGGCCGAGTACAATGAAGAGGAAGAGGAGAGGAAATATTACAGGAGGAAGAGGCTCGGGGTCATTAAGAATGTTATTGCCGCCAGCGTTGGAGCCATGATCGTGTACAGCGTCTACATGG GACTGCTGCAGATGCAGCTGATCTTGCACTACGACCTGACCTACCGCGAGGTGAAGTACAGCAACCTCGGCCTGGAGGACATCGACCGTAAGATGCTGATGGGCATCAACGTCACGCCCATCATTGGCCTGCTCTACACCCCCATCCTCATCAG GTTTCTGGGCACCAAGTGGATGATGTTCCTGGCTTCAGGAATCTACGCCCTCTTTGTCTCAACCAATTACTGGGAGCGCTATTACACTTTAGTTCCTTCAGCCGTCGCTATCGGCGTAGCCATCGTGCCGCTGTGGGCCTCACTGGGGAATTACATCACACG GATGGCGCAGCAGTATTACGAGTACGTCAACTACAAGGAGGAGCACGTGCAGGAGCAGAAGAAGCTTCCTAAAGGGGCATGTCACAGCTACATCATCGTCTTCCAGTCGCTCTTCAACATGATCTTCAGC CTGAGTTTTGTTTTTGCCGAGTTCCCCATGTGTCTGTTTCTCAACCGATACCTGCATAAAAACGAGCATATTCTCTGCAACGTCCACAAATGTG GTGCTGAGATCAGCGGCTTGATTCCCGGCTTTAACACCACCGTGCTGACCAACCTGCCACAGTCCATGCTGCTGATCCAGGTGGAGAGCATCCTGATGGGCTTCGCCTTCCTGGCCATGATCATC TTCCTTGTGCTGTGCGGCGCCGCGTACCGGCCGACCGAAGAGATCGACCTTCGCAGTATCGGCTGGGGAAACATCTTCCAGCTGCCTTTTAAGCACCTGAGGGATTACCGCCTGCGGCTGCTCTGCCCCTTCTTCATCTACAGCGGCTTTGAAGTGCTGTTCTTCGTCAGTGGTTTTTCTCTG TCTTACGGCGTTTGTGTGTTGGGTCTGAAGCACCTGTGGATTCTTCTTGTCTCCTACGGCATTTCCTCCTGcctcttctcctccctgtctctcGCCATCCTTCGCCTCCCGCGCTGGGTGTGTCTGGTAGCGGGCGCCGTTGTGCATGTTGTTCTGTTGGTGTTTCTCCTGGCTTGGTCACCAACACCAAAGACGGGTTCCTTGGCGCCATTCGTGGTGGTCTCTGTGCTGTGGGGACTTGGCACCGCACTGAACAAGACGGGTGTCAGCA CTCTGCTCGGCATGTTGTACGCGGAGGAAAAAGAGCGACTTGACTTCATCTACACCATCTACCACTGGTGGCAGGCCATCGCCATCTTCATTGTCTACCTGTGTTCCAACCTGCCGATGAGG GCCAAACTCTCCATCCTATTGGCCACGTTGTTGATTTCTTGTTACTGCTATTTGGTGATGGAGCGGCGCCTGGCCAGGAAAATAGCTCCCAGGCTGCCTCGCATCCCTCGACCACGACACAAG GTCAAAGGTTACCGCTACCTGGAAGACGACAACTCTGATGAGTCAGACTCTGAGCAAAGCGATGAGGAAAAGGAGGTTGAAGAACATGTCGAGGAGGAGATCACAGTGAAAGAGGGGGAAGACGCGGGCCAAGACACAGAGGCGCGAAGGGCTGACTCACCCGAAGCCAGGAGGAGAGGGGTCGAAGGTCACCACCGCAGAAGGGAGGAGGGAGAGAAGGATGAGGACTAA